The following DNA comes from Marinobacter adhaerens HP15.
GCTAAAGGCGACACGGTAACGGTAACGGATAACGGCGTTGCCGTTGATGGTGAGCTGTTACCGCATAGCAAACCCATTAAGGCCGACCTCGATGGCCGCGAGTTACCGCGCTACCAATCCAATCAATACACACTCGGCAGCTCTGAGCTGCTGCTTATGTCTGATGTAAGCGATACCTCTTTTGATGGTCGCTACTTCGGGCCAGTCAGTCGCTCGCAAGTTAAGAGCGTCATTCGTCCAGTTATTACCTGGTAGGGAAGGGGGGGAACCACCATGAAACTATTTATTGCAGAAAAACCCTCGGTAGCAAAAGCCATTGCCGCCGAGCTAGGCGTTACCGGAAAGGGTGACGGTTACATTGAATGCGGCGGTGACAAAGTTACCTGGTGTTTCGGCCACATGCTGGAGCAAGCCGGGCCTGATGAATACACCCCTGATGATGTGCCAACAAATGACAAGGGGCGCAAAATTTGGCGCGTTGATGAACTGCCAATTATCCCGGATGAATGGATTTTAAGGCCCAAGGATGACGCCAAGAAACAGGTTCGAGTTATCGGAGGTCTGCTTAAATCCGCATCGCAAATCGTGAACGCTGGCGACCCCGACCGTGAGGGCCAGTTACTGGTTGATGAACTGCTGGAGCACTTCAATAACAAAAAGCCGGTGATCCGCTATTGGTCGAACGCCATTGACTCGGTATCCGTTAAGCGAGCACTGGCGAACATGAAAGACAACCAGGAATACCACGGCTTTGCAGACGCTGCCGAAGGGCGCGGCAAGGCTGACTGGCTTATTGGTATGAACCTGTCCCGTGCTTATACCCTGAGAGCGCAGCGGGGCGGCTCCAGGGCGTTGTTGACCGTTGGACGAGTGCAAACCCCTACACTTGCCCTGGTTGTTACCAGGGACCGCGAAATTGAGTCATTCAAGGCGGTGCCCTTCCACACTATTCGTGCCGAAATTCAGCACCCGAACGGCGCTTTTTGGGCGAGCTGGAAGGCAAAAGAAGATCAAGCGGGCCTCGATGCGGAAGGCAGGCTTGTAGACACTGCCGTTGCGAATGCCTTGGTTGAATCGCTCACTGGTAAGCCTGGCTCTATCAGCGAATACAAGCAGGAAGCCAAAAAGCAAAATCACCCGCTGACATTCAGCCTGTCCGACATGACCGCCCTGGCGTCAAAACGCTTCGGTTATAGCGCCGAGGACGTGCTTAAAACCTGTCAGTCATTGTACGAGACACACAAGCTGACCACATACCCACGAACCGATTGTGCTTACTTGCCGGAATCTCAATTTGCAGACGCCCCGGACGTGCTGGCATCGGTAAAAGCTGTGAACCCTAGCCTGGCGTCCATTGTTGATGGAGCGGATACCAGTATCCGGTCCCGTACCTGGAACGATAAAAAGGTGTCGGCGCACCACGGGATTATCCCGACGATGCACAAAGGCGATCTAAACAAGCTCAATGACAAAGAGCGCAATATCTATGACCTGGTTGTGCGGGCATACCTGGCACAGTTTTACCCGGTTCATGAGTTTATGAGCACGACCGTTACCGTCGATGTTG
Coding sequences within:
- a CDS encoding DNA topoisomerase III — translated: MKLFIAEKPSVAKAIAAELGVTGKGDGYIECGGDKVTWCFGHMLEQAGPDEYTPDDVPTNDKGRKIWRVDELPIIPDEWILRPKDDAKKQVRVIGGLLKSASQIVNAGDPDREGQLLVDELLEHFNNKKPVIRYWSNAIDSVSVKRALANMKDNQEYHGFADAAEGRGKADWLIGMNLSRAYTLRAQRGGSRALLTVGRVQTPTLALVVTRDREIESFKAVPFHTIRAEIQHPNGAFWASWKAKEDQAGLDAEGRLVDTAVANALVESLTGKPGSISEYKQEAKKQNHPLTFSLSDMTALASKRFGYSAEDVLKTCQSLYETHKLTTYPRTDCAYLPESQFADAPDVLASVKAVNPSLASIVDGADTSIRSRTWNDKKVSAHHGIIPTMHKGDLNKLNDKERNIYDLVVRAYLAQFYPVHEFMSTTVTVDVEGETFSAKGKVVTKSGWHDVYLDNSDEDDSDQDDESQSLPKMGQGDAITCGQAARRDAKTKPPARFTEGTLITAMVNIHRFVTDPQHKKMLREGDGIGTEATRASIISELKRRNYLETKGKQIISTTLGRSMIDALPEVVKSPVLTALYERMLQSVESGKADLAAFITKQEAFIREQVAKANDGAVAIAGGKEAAPVSDVFKCMSCGAGLSRRPLPKKKGHFWWGCSNYPTCKQTYPDVKGRPNYSKGRNNTDKE